One segment of Chionomys nivalis chromosome 1, mChiNiv1.1, whole genome shotgun sequence DNA contains the following:
- the LOC130884022 gene encoding 40S ribosomal protein S6-like — MKLNISFPATGCQKLIEVDDVRKLWTFYEKHMATEVAAHALGEECKSYVVQISGGNDKQGFPMKQGVLTHGRVRLLLSKGHSCYRPRRTREKKHRSVRGCIVDANLSVLNLVIVEKGEKDIPGLTDTTAPCRLGPKRASRIRKLFNLSKEDDVRQYIVRKPLNKEGKKPRTKAPKIQRLVTPRVLQHKRRRIALKKQRTKKNKEEAAEYAKLLAKRMKEAKEKRQKQIAKRRRLSSLRASTSKSESSQK, encoded by the coding sequence ATGAAGCtgaatatctccttccctgccacCGGCTGCCAGAAGCTCATCGAAGTGGACGATGTACGCAAGCTTTGGACTTTCTATGAGAAGCACATGGCCACGGAAGTGGCTGCCCATGCCCTTGGTGAAGAGTGTAAGAGTTACGTGGTCCAAATCAGTGGCGGCAATGACAAACAAGGTTTTCCCATGAAACAAGGTGTCCTGACCCATGGCAGAGTGCGCCTGCTGTTGAGTAAGGGGCATTCTTGTTATAGACCAAGGAGAACCAGAGAGAAGAAGCACAGATCTGTCCGAGGATGCATTGTGGATGCCAATCTGAGTGTTCTCAACTTGGTTATTgtagaaaaaggagagaaggatatTCCTGGACTGACAGATACTACTGCGCCTTGTCGGTTGGGACCTAAAAGAGCTAGCAGAATCCGAAagctttttaatctttctaaagaaGATGATGTCCGCCAGTACATTGTCAGAAAGCCTTTAAACAAAGAAGGTAAGAAGCCCAGGACCAAGGCACCCAAGATTCAGCGTCTTGTGACTCCACGTGTCCTGCAACACAAACGCCGGCGCATTGCTCTGAAGAAGCaacgaacaaagaaaaacaaggaggaggctgcagaatatgctaaacttttggccaagagaatgaaggaagccaaagaaaagcgCCAGAAACAGATTGCCAAGAGGCGAAGACTGTCCTCACTGAGAGCTTCTACTTCTAAGTCTGAGTCCAGTCAAAAATAG